The following are encoded together in the Schistocerca americana isolate TAMUIC-IGC-003095 chromosome 6, iqSchAmer2.1, whole genome shotgun sequence genome:
- the LOC124619973 gene encoding MFS-type transporter clz9-like — MNCALHYVIENAKPQRVAARMYGIPLSTLRDRLKTGDCSKVNLGRKPIFSKEQEDNTAEHVLLLAKTFYEISSVELRRLVYEYAEANNIQHNFNKISKRAGQDWLSGFLRRNPSVSIRKPQVTSLNRISAFNSSEVKLFFSNLTTVMDVHKFDASRIYNFDETGISTVQKPGKILAPKGAKQVDSATSWERGKNITACCAVSASGVYVPSMFILPRLRMTPALQRGGPPNSIYECSKNGWMTEEPFPKWLKHFANFTKASKDHTILLILDNHTSHVSLEAYNFCKDNGIVVVTLPPHCSHGLQPLDVAFFSSLKAAFNQECDNFMRSNPHQKITPYDICPIFSKAFMRIANIEKGISGFSKTGIFPLNPTTFNDEDFMHVHPDEEICLALPVLGIAALIMMKVVT; from the coding sequence ATGAATTGCGCACTCCACTATGTTATAGAAAATGCAAAGCCACAGAGAGTAGCTGCAAGAATGTACGGAATACCTCTTTCTACTTTAAGAGATAGGCTAAAAACAGGAGATTGCTCTAAAGTAAATTTGGGAAGAAAACCTATattttcaaaagaacaggaagataaCACAGCTGAGCATGTTCTTTTGCTAGCAAAGACATTCTATGAAATATCGTCGGTGGAGTTGAGGAGATTAGTTTATGAATACGCCGAGGCAAATAATattcagcataattttaataaaatatcaaaaaGAGCAGGACAGGATTGGCTTTCTGGGTTTCTTAGAAGAAATCCATCAGTCAGCATTCGCAAACCTCAGGTTACCAGTCTCAATCGGATCTCAGCTTTTAATTCAAGTGAAGTTAAGCTTTTTTTCTCGAATCTCACCACTGTGATGGACGTCCATAAGTTCGATGCCTCCAGAATCTATAATTTTGATGAGACAGGAATATCAACGGTTCAGAAGCCAGGAAAAATTTTAGCACCCAAAGGAGCTAAACAAGTTGACTCAGCAACAAGCTGGGAGCGTGGGAAAAATATTACAGCGTGCTGTGCAGTGAGTGCCAGTGGGGTTTATGTGCCTTCAATGTTTATTTTACCGAGGCTTAGGATGACGCCTGCCCTACAGAGAGGAGGACCACCAAATTCAATATACGAATGTAGCAAGAATGGTTGGATGACTGAGGAGCCCTTCCCAAAGTGGCTGAAACATTTTGCTAACTTTACAAAAGCCTCTAAGGACCACACCATTCTCTTGATTTTAGACAACCACACTAGCCATGTCTCTCTAGAAGCCTACAACTTCTGTAAAGACAATGGAATAGTAGTGGTAACACTGCCGCCTCACTGCTCACACGGACTACAACCTTTAGATGTGGCCTTTTTCAGTAGCCTGAAGGCTGCATTTAATCAAGAATGTGACAATTTTATGAGGTCTAATCCCCACCAGAAAATAACTCCTTACGACATTTGTCCTATCTTTAGCAAAGCCTTCATGAGGATTGCTAATATTGAGAAGGGTATCTCTGGCTTTAGCAAAACAGGAATTTTCCCTCTAAATCCTACCACATTTAATGACGAAGATTTCATGCATGTGCACCCAGACGAAGAAATATGCCTAGCTTTACCAGTTTTGGGGATTGCAGCGCTAATAATGATGAAAGTAGTGACATAG